The Shewanella pealeana ATCC 700345 genome contains the following window.
TCTTCTTCTGCTTTGATTAATGCTGCTCATCTGTTTACTCTTTTAAAAGAAGGTACGAGGGCGGCCTGCGGCCTCCTAGGGAGATCAAGATAAAAGCAAAACAGTTTTGCCTTTGATTCTTACTTTTCTTGGCGCTTTCGTCTCAGATTTAACCGTCTTTGCTTTACCTAGGATCTGCTTTTCCTAGGACCTAGGTCCTAAGATTTTAGACTTCGCTCTGGTAACCATTTGGGTTACTTGATTGCCAGTGCCAGCTGCTTTGCGCCATATCATCTATGCTGTGAGTCGCTTGCCAGTTTAACTCTTTCTGCGCTTTCTCTGGGTTTGCGTAGCATGCTGCTATGTCGCCAGGTCTGCGTTCAACTAACTGATATTTAATAGTGGTGCCGCTGGCTTTTTCAAAGGCTTTAACCATCTCAAGTACGCTGTAACCTTGGCCTGTACCTAAGTTATAGGTCACCAAGCCTGATTGGGTGTGTAGCTTATCAAGAGCTCGCAAGTGACCGATAGCGAGATCGACCACATGGATGTAATCGCGTACTCCCGTACCATCGACCGTATCATAATCACTGCCAAACACACTTAATTGCTCACGTTTACCAACGGCAACCTGAGTAATGAAAGGCATCAGGTTATTCGGAATATCATTGGGATCTTCACCGATTAGGCCGCTCTTATGAGCCCCTACAGGGTTAAAGTATCTTAATCGGGCGATATTCCAGCTGTTGTCTGAGTGATAAAGGTCGGCAAGTATATGCTCTACCATTAGTTTAGACTGACCGTAGGGGTTGGTTGCCCCTGTAGGAAAGTCTTCTGTGATAGGTAGGCTCGCAGGATCACCATAGACGGTGGCTGATGAGCTAAAGACTAAGTTCTTAACGTTAAATTCAGCCATGACTTCACATAAGACGATGGTGCCAGTGACGTTATTTTCATAGTAACGTAGCGGCTGCGCTACAGACTCACCGACAGCCTTTAGGCCTGCGAAGTGAATGACTGATTTAATATCATGATCTGTAAATAGCTTCTGCAAGAAAGCTCTATTGAGTACATCGCCTTGATAAAAGGTAACCCTTTTGCCTGTGATCTGTTCGACTCTTTCTAAGGCCGTAACACTTGAGTTGCTGAGGTTATCTAAGATAACGACGTTATTGCCGTTATTAAGCAGCTCAACAACGGTATGGGTTCCGATATAACCAGCGCCGCCGGTAACTAAAATCGTCATTTTTTTAAATCCTTTAATCTTGGCAGATGTTCAACAGGCTGTCGCTATTGTCGATTAGTTAAGTGTCTATTACTAAGTGTCTATTACTTAAGTGTCTTAACGATAGCTTTGAGGTATTCAGCGAATTCTGAGCCAATTTCCTTATGACGCAGAGCATGCTCTACATGAGCTTGCATATAACCTAATTTATTACCGCAGTCATGACTCTTGCCTTGCATGTAATATGCATTGACGGTTTGGTTTTCCATTAACATAGCAATTGCGTCAGTGAGCTGGATTTCATCACCGGCCCCTGCTGGTGTCTTAGCTAGATATGACCAGATTTCGGCTGGTAACACATAGCGGCCTACAACGGCTAAGTTAGATGGTGCATCTTCAATACTTGGTTTCTCTACCAGCTGAGTAAGTGGCAGTGACTCACCAGGCTTGAGCTCTGCACCATTAATATCGGCAATACCGTACTGGTTAACAAGCTCATGAGGGACGCCTTCAACCATGATTTGGCCAACTTCAGTCTGATTATAAAGGGCAACCATATCGGCAAGATTTTCTTTAGTTAGATCGCTACTAGCATCATCGATCAGTACATCTGGTAGTAGTACGGCAAAGGGGGCGTCACCTATGATGCTTTTTGCGCATAAAATTGCGTGACCTAAGCCCTTAGCTTGTGACTGACGTACACTGATAATGGTGACGTCAGCTGGGCAAATGGCTTGTACTTCGGCCAATAGTTGACGTTTAACGCGACGCTCGAGCTGAGTCTCTAACTCAAAGCTGGTATCGAAATGGTTTTCAACTGAGTTCTTACTGGCGTGAGTGACTAAGACAATTTCTTTAATTCCCGCAGCGATAGCCTCGCTGACAACATACTGGATCAGTGGTTTGTCCATAACCGGCAGCATCTCTTTTGGGATAGCTTTGGTGGCTGGAAGCATTCGAGTTCCAAGGCCTGCTACAGGGATAACTGCTTTGCGAATTTTATGTTGTTTCATTCTAATCCTATCTACTCTAAGTCAGGAGTTGCCATATAAACCTATATTCTATACTGAAATAAAGCTCGATTGGTGAAGATTTGTTTAAAGCGAGTTGTAAAATAAGCTTATTTGCTATTTTGTGGAAAAGTTGAGGTTTTTTTCAGCTTTGAGGCAATAGCAACGAAAACAAAATAGACTTTCTGGTGTTAAGTTCAGGTGTTAATGCCTGCTGATTAAAATTGAGCGA
Protein-coding sequences here:
- the galE gene encoding UDP-glucose 4-epimerase GalE; the encoded protein is MTILVTGGAGYIGTHTVVELLNNGNNVVILDNLSNSSVTALERVEQITGKRVTFYQGDVLNRAFLQKLFTDHDIKSVIHFAGLKAVGESVAQPLRYYENNVTGTIVLCEVMAEFNVKNLVFSSSATVYGDPASLPITEDFPTGATNPYGQSKLMVEHILADLYHSDNSWNIARLRYFNPVGAHKSGLIGEDPNDIPNNLMPFITQVAVGKREQLSVFGSDYDTVDGTGVRDYIHVVDLAIGHLRALDKLHTQSGLVTYNLGTGQGYSVLEMVKAFEKASGTTIKYQLVERRPGDIAACYANPEKAQKELNWQATHSIDDMAQSSWHWQSSNPNGYQSEV
- the galU gene encoding UTP--glucose-1-phosphate uridylyltransferase GalU, producing the protein MKQHKIRKAVIPVAGLGTRMLPATKAIPKEMLPVMDKPLIQYVVSEAIAAGIKEIVLVTHASKNSVENHFDTSFELETQLERRVKRQLLAEVQAICPADVTIISVRQSQAKGLGHAILCAKSIIGDAPFAVLLPDVLIDDASSDLTKENLADMVALYNQTEVGQIMVEGVPHELVNQYGIADINGAELKPGESLPLTQLVEKPSIEDAPSNLAVVGRYVLPAEIWSYLAKTPAGAGDEIQLTDAIAMLMENQTVNAYYMQGKSHDCGNKLGYMQAHVEHALRHKEIGSEFAEYLKAIVKTLK